The Zingiber officinale cultivar Zhangliang chromosome 9A, Zo_v1.1, whole genome shotgun sequence genome window below encodes:
- the LOC122021541 gene encoding 7-deoxyloganetin glucosyltransferase-like: MGEAPNQPEKKPHAVCIPYPAQGHVTPMMKLAKLLRFYGFRITFVNTHFNHKRLLRSGAVVASEADDPGFRFESIPDGLPPSDTDATQDIPSLCDSISKHALLPFLDLLRRLNSDDGDAPPVSCIVSDGVMSFTLDAARELRIPEVVFWTTSACGFMGYLHYQHLIDRRLTPFKHESDITNGFLDTPIDWVPGMKNMRLRDFPSFIRTTDRDDIMLNYCNRQAQRSALAAAVIFNTFDELEGPVLEAMAAIQPPIYTVGPLSLLLQHHQIPDALASLRSNLWKEESGCLEWLDGRAPGSVVYVNFGSITVMSNEQLVEFAWGLADSDYEFLWVIRPDLVRGHAAVLPAEFVEKTRERGMLASWCPQEEVLGHSALGGFLTHSGWNSTLESIVGGVPMLSWPFFAEQQTNCRYACTEWGNGMEIDNNVKRGEVEGLIRELMGNGDKGREMRRRAVGWKEAADRAARPGGSSFLNLARLVDLLRRF; the protein is encoded by the exons TGCATCCCGTACCCCGCTCAGGGTCACGTCACGCCGATGATGAAGCTGGCTAAGCTCCTACGCTTCTACGGCTTCCGCATCACCTTCGTCAACACCCACTTCAACCACAAACGCCTGCTCCGCTCCGGCGCCGTCGTCGCTTCGGAGGCTGATGACCCGGGTTTCCGCTTCGAGTCCATCCCCGACGGCCTCCCGCCCTCCGACACCGATGCCACGCAGGATATCCCCTCCCTCTGTGACTCCATCTCTAAGCACGCGCTCCTGCCGTTTCTCGACCTCCTGCGCCGCCTTAACTCCGACGACGGCGACGCGCCGCCCGTCTCCTGCATCGTCTCCGACGGCGTCATGAGCTTCACCCTGGACGCCGCCAGGGAGCTCCGCATCCCTGAGGTCGTCTTCTGGACTACCAGCGCCTGCGGCTTCATGGGCTACCTCCACTACCAACACCTCATCGACCGCCGCCTCACGCCCTTCAAAC ACGAAAGCGACATCACGAACGGATTTTTGGATACTCCGATCGATTGGGTGCCGGGAATGAAGAACATGCGGCTGAGGGACTTCCCGTCCTTCATCCGGACCACCGACCGGGACGACATCATGCTCAACTACTGCAACCGACAGGCACAGCGCTCCGCCCTCGCTGCAGCGGTAATCTTTAATACTTTCGACGAGCTGGAAGGACCGGTCCTGGAGGCGATGGCGGCGATCCAGCCCCCGATCTACACTGTCGGCCCGCTCTCCTTGCTGCTCCAGCACCACCAGATTCCTGACGCCCTCGCCTCGCTCCGCTCCAACCTTTGGAAGGAGGAGAGCGGGTGCTTGGAGTGGCTGGACGGCCGCGCGCCGGGCTCGGTGGTGTACGTCAACTTCGGGAGCATAACGGTGATGAGCAACGAGCAGCTGGTGGAGTTCGCGTGGGGGCTGGCGGACTCAGATTACGAGTTCCTGTGGGTGATCCGGCCGGATCTGGTGCGGGGGCACGCGGCAGTGCTACCGGCGGAGTTCGTGGAGAAGACTCGGGAGCGCGGGATGCTGGCCAGCTGGTGCCCGCAGGAGGAGGTGCTGGGCCACTCCGCCTTGGGAGGGTTTCTGACGCACAGCGGCTGGAACTCGACGCTGGAGAGCATCGTCGGCGGGGTGCCGATGCTGTCGTGGCCCTTCTTCGCGGAGCAGCAGACCAACTGCAGGTACGCGTGCACGGAGTGGGGAAACGGTATGGAGATCGACAACAACGTGAAGAGGGGGGAAGTGGAGGGGCTGATAAGGGAGCTGATGGGGAACGGGGATAAGGGGAGGGAGATGAGGAGGAGGGCGGTGGGGTGGAAGGAGGCGGCGGACAGGGCGGCGCGGCCCGGGGGTTCGTCGTTCCTCAACCTGGCGAGATTGGTCGACCTGCTGCGACGCTTCTGA